One genomic region from Campylobacter sp. RM5004 encodes:
- a CDS encoding restriction endonuclease — translation MIDSVIYCFKWTLYYLHEYRFTIMLVMFFSFFTFYVFFIKKLEIFIKGKNKKLKELEKTNKEYQESLEYYESITQKYKDKIKAYEQDIQTLVQEKPKLNLQANYEKGKIYEYKIKLYYESLGYRVFPNGYINGKRDGGVDLIAYKGSEVRLIQTKCYKNPPRQHLLRLFVGDCTLHIKKNIKFLKNKDIYKDFITSCEEIDYGVSEFLKENPEEINYQIKRFANE, via the coding sequence ATGATTGATAGTGTGATTTATTGCTTCAAATGGACTTTATATTATTTGCATGAATATAGATTTACTATAATGTTAGTAATGTTTTTTAGTTTTTTTACTTTTTATGTATTCTTTATAAAAAAACTTGAAATTTTTATAAAAGGTAAAAATAAAAAACTTAAAGAATTAGAAAAAACAAATAAAGAATATCAAGAAAGTTTAGAATATTACGAATCAATAACGCAAAAGTATAAAGATAAAATCAAAGCTTACGAACAAGATATTCAAACCCTAGTGCAAGAAAAACCAAAGCTAAATCTACAAGCAAATTACGAAAAAGGCAAAATATACGAATATAAAATAAAGTTATATTATGAGAGTTTAGGTTATAGAGTATTTCCAAACGGATATATTAATGGTAAGCGTGATGGCGGAGTGGATTTGATTGCTTATAAAGGTAGTGAAGTAAGACTAATTCAAACGAAATGTTATAAAAATCCTCCAAGACAGCATTTGTTAAGATTATTTGTAGGAGATTGCACTTTACATATTAAGAAAAATATTAAATTTTTAAAAAATAAAGATATTTACAAAGATTTTATTACAAGTTGCGAAGAGATTGATTATGGAGTAAGTGAATTTTTGAAAGAAAATCCCGAAGAAATAAATTATCAAATCAAAAGATTTGCTAACGAATAA